The Clostridioides difficile genome has a segment encoding these proteins:
- a CDS encoding carbon starvation protein A — protein sequence MTTFLIGLAILLIGGALYGAYCEKVFGPDDRKTPALAQSDGVDYVPMKKWKNSLIELLNIAGTGPILGPIQGILFGPIAFILIPIGCVLGGALHDYMSGMISIREKGAQMPSLISRFLGNKIFQVYNVFLCLLMLLVGAVFIYTPGDLVVTQILNMKSTINNPVVWIVYGIIFVYYLCATLFPIDKIIGKIYPVFGAILLLSAAGVGIGIFTQGYDLANLSLANWKGIHPNGIPLIPTFFVTVACGIVSGFHSTQATLIARSVSNEKEGRSTFYNMMILEGLIAMIWAAAAMGIYNKGIPSELIGSPDVIGLVARDLLGSVGGIIAIIGVIVLPITSGDTALRSLRLMLADYFHYDQKEKKHRVILSICIFVPVIAILIFAKLSASGFNILWRYFSWSNQTIAIFAFAMITVYLIIKEKNYIISLIPGMFYSFVISSYIFNAQIGFNLSINISYILATIFTVLYAVSTVYYGRKLKNKTDTNLAS from the coding sequence ATGACAACATTCTTAATTGGCTTGGCTATTTTACTAATAGGAGGTGCTTTATATGGTGCTTATTGTGAAAAAGTATTTGGCCCAGATGACAGAAAAACACCTGCACTTGCTCAGAGTGATGGAGTAGACTATGTTCCAATGAAAAAATGGAAAAATAGTCTTATTGAGTTGCTTAATATAGCTGGTACAGGACCGATTTTAGGACCTATACAAGGTATTTTATTTGGTCCAATTGCATTTATACTCATTCCTATTGGTTGTGTATTGGGGGGAGCGTTACATGACTATATGAGTGGAATGATTAGCATAAGAGAAAAAGGAGCACAGATGCCTTCTCTTATCAGCAGATTTTTAGGTAATAAGATCTTTCAAGTTTATAATGTCTTCCTTTGCTTATTAATGCTTTTGGTTGGCGCAGTTTTTATTTATACACCTGGCGATTTGGTAGTTACTCAAATTTTAAATATGAAATCAACTATCAACAATCCAGTTGTTTGGATAGTTTATGGAATCATCTTTGTATATTATTTATGTGCAACACTATTTCCAATTGATAAAATAATAGGAAAAATATACCCAGTATTTGGAGCTATTCTACTTTTATCTGCTGCTGGTGTTGGAATTGGAATATTTACACAAGGTTATGACTTAGCTAATTTAAGCCTAGCAAACTGGAAAGGCATCCATCCTAATGGAATTCCTCTTATCCCTACATTCTTTGTTACAGTTGCTTGTGGTATTGTTTCTGGATTTCACTCAACTCAAGCTACTCTTATAGCAAGATCAGTTTCAAATGAAAAAGAAGGTAGAAGCACTTTTTATAATATGATGATTTTAGAAGGTTTAATTGCAATGATTTGGGCTGCAGCTGCTATGGGCATTTACAATAAAGGAATCCCTAGTGAATTGATAGGTTCTCCTGATGTAATAGGTTTAGTTGCTAGAGACTTACTTGGTTCTGTTGGTGGTATTATAGCTATAATAGGTGTTATTGTTTTACCAATAACTTCTGGAGATACTGCTTTAAGATCTTTAAGATTAATGCTTGCAGATTACTTCCATTATGACCAAAAAGAAAAGAAACATCGTGTTATATTATCAATCTGTATATTTGTTCCTGTTATAGCCATCCTTATATTTGCAAAACTTAGTGCTTCTGGATTTAATATACTATGGAGATATTTCTCTTGGAGTAACCAAACTATTGCTATATTCGCCTTTGCTATGATTACAGTTTATCTTATAATAAAAGAAAAAAATTACATCATAAGCTTAATCCCAGGTATGTTTTATTCTTTTGTAATTTCTAGTTATATATTCAATGCTCAAATTGGATTCAATCTGAGTATAAACATATCATATATTTTAGCTACAATTTTTACTGTTTTATATGCTGTTTCAACTGTATACTATGGCAGAAAACTAAAAAACAAAACGGATACAAATCTAGCTAGCTAA
- the nadA gene encoding quinolinate synthase NadA has translation MDKDLTYQIKELKKEKNAIILAHFYQPPEIQELADAVGDSYYLSEIARDCKEEVVVFCGVRFMGESAKILSPEKTVLMTVSNAGCAMADMVDEEGVIKLKQQYPNALVVCYINSTAKVKAHCDVSVTSSSAIKILENIDNKEIIFLPDKNLGGYIAEKFPNKEFIFWDGYCKYHNNIKVEEIIELKEKYKDAEVLVHPECKKEIRDLGDYVGSTSGIIKYATNSKNTDFIIATEEGILHELKKKNPNKNFYIPGGRILCTDMKKTTLENLYSTLKNMENEVIVEDEIMEKALNSLLNMHRLAEG, from the coding sequence ATGGATAAAGATTTAACATATCAAATCAAAGAGCTAAAGAAAGAAAAAAATGCAATAATACTTGCTCATTTTTATCAACCACCAGAAATACAAGAATTAGCGGATGCAGTTGGAGATTCGTATTACTTAAGTGAAATTGCTAGAGATTGTAAAGAAGAAGTGGTTGTATTTTGTGGTGTGAGATTTATGGGAGAAAGTGCTAAGATATTATCACCTGAAAAAACTGTATTGATGACAGTGAGTAATGCTGGATGTGCTATGGCAGATATGGTAGATGAAGAAGGCGTGATAAAACTAAAACAACAGTATCCAAATGCTTTGGTTGTATGTTATATAAACTCTACAGCTAAAGTTAAAGCACATTGTGATGTTTCAGTTACATCATCTAGTGCAATTAAAATATTAGAAAACATAGATAATAAAGAAATTATATTCCTTCCAGACAAGAATTTAGGAGGGTATATTGCAGAAAAATTCCCTAATAAAGAATTTATATTTTGGGATGGATATTGTAAATATCACAACAATATAAAAGTTGAAGAAATAATTGAATTAAAAGAAAAGTATAAAGATGCAGAAGTATTGGTACATCCAGAATGTAAAAAAGAAATAAGAGACTTAGGGGATTATGTAGGTAGTACATCAGGAATAATAAAATATGCTACTAACAGCAAAAATACAGATTTTATAATAGCAACTGAAGAGGGTATCCTACATGAATTAAAGAAAAAAAATCCTAATAAAAATTTTTATATTCCTGGTGGAAGAATACTATGTACAGATATGAAAAAAACAACATTAGAGAATTTGTATAGTACTCTTAAAAATATGGAAAATGAGGTTATTGTAGAAGATGAAATTATGGAAAAAGCTTTAAATTCACTGCTTAATATGCACAGATTAGCAGAAGGATAG
- a CDS encoding L-aspartate oxidase translates to MNLEQDVLIIGSGVSGLYCALNLDKNLNVLVVSKSTIENNNTYLAQGGISTARNIDDIESFVEDTMKAGQYKNKVEAVKVLADESIENVGQIVDYGMPLDKENGEIDYTREGAHSVNRIVHSKDNTGEVVFKTLLKEAKTRENITLIEDAYLLDILKDGNKCVGARIFKSQKEIHIFSKVVVLATGGIGGLFKNSTNQRHLTGDGIAIALRNNIKIENLEYIQIHPTAFYEENSEGRRMLISESLRGEGAKLLNKNKERFVDELLPRDVVSKAIFEQMEKDDLPYVYLDATHLDSEYLINRFSFIYNECLNRGTDITKEYIKVSPAQHYFMGGIHVDLDSKTSMENLYAVGEISCTGVHGANRLASNSLLEGLVFSKRAAKNINSVIGSIEVQFIEVSNIDVDVEKVKEENKILVIKEIERTSEDFGDELFDY, encoded by the coding sequence ATGAATTTAGAACAAGATGTTTTAATAATTGGAAGTGGTGTTTCGGGATTATATTGTGCATTAAATTTGGATAAAAATTTAAATGTGCTAGTAGTATCAAAATCTACAATTGAAAACAATAATACATATCTTGCACAAGGTGGAATTTCGACTGCTAGAAATATTGATGATATAGAATCTTTTGTAGAAGATACAATGAAGGCTGGACAGTATAAAAATAAGGTTGAAGCAGTCAAAGTTCTTGCGGATGAATCTATAGAAAATGTAGGCCAAATAGTAGACTATGGTATGCCATTAGACAAAGAAAATGGAGAGATAGATTATACAAGAGAGGGAGCTCATAGTGTAAATAGAATAGTTCATAGCAAAGATAATACAGGAGAGGTTGTTTTTAAGACTCTACTAAAAGAAGCTAAAACTAGAGAAAACATAACTCTTATAGAAGATGCTTACCTTTTGGATATATTAAAAGATGGTAATAAGTGTGTAGGAGCTAGAATTTTTAAGTCTCAAAAAGAAATTCATATTTTTTCAAAGGTGGTAGTTTTAGCTACAGGTGGAATTGGTGGACTTTTCAAAAATTCTACTAATCAAAGACACCTTACAGGTGATGGAATTGCTATAGCATTAAGAAATAATATTAAGATAGAAAATTTAGAGTATATTCAAATACACCCAACAGCTTTCTATGAAGAAAACAGTGAAGGTAGAAGGATGCTTATATCTGAATCTTTAAGAGGAGAAGGGGCTAAGCTTTTAAATAAGAACAAAGAAAGATTTGTAGATGAACTTCTTCCAAGAGATGTAGTTTCAAAAGCTATTTTTGAGCAAATGGAAAAAGATGATTTACCTTATGTGTATTTAGATGCAACACATTTAGATAGTGAATATTTAATAAATAGATTTTCTTTTATATACAATGAATGTTTAAATAGAGGAACAGATATAACCAAAGAATATATAAAGGTATCTCCTGCACAACATTATTTTATGGGAGGTATACATGTTGATTTAGATTCAAAAACATCTATGGAGAACCTATATGCAGTAGGTGAAATTAGCTGTACAGGTGTTCATGGAGCTAATCGACTAGCAAGCAATTCACTACTTGAAGGTCTTGTGTTTTCAAAAAGAGCAGCTAAAAATATAAACTCAGTTATAGGGAGTATAGAAGTGCAGTTTATAGAAGTATCAAATATAGATGTAGATGTAGAAAAAGTAAAGGAAGAGAATAAAATATTAGTCATAAAAGAAATAGAAAGAACAAGTGAGGATTTTGGCGATGAATTATTTGATTATTGA
- the nadC gene encoding carboxylating nicotinate-nucleotide diphosphorylase encodes MNYLIIDKMIQEALIEDVPSEDITTNSIVDENSKSTVDLICKQEGIIAGLGVFKRVFEILGDVDVELYKNDGDRVNNGEKIAILTGNTRNLLVGERVALNYLQRMSGIATTTSMYVEKLEGTNTKLLDSRKTIPNLRILDKYSVKVGGGSNHRFNLSDGILLKDNHIGAAGGVKNAVELARKNTSFVRKIEVEVETLDMVKEAIEAKADIIMLDNMSLETAKKAVEMINGRAVVEFSGNVNLDTIESIGKIGVDVVSVGALTHSVKALDISMKNLRNI; translated from the coding sequence ATGAATTATTTGATTATTGATAAAATGATACAAGAGGCTTTAATAGAAGATGTTCCAAGTGAAGATATAACAACTAATTCTATTGTAGATGAAAATTCTAAATCTACTGTAGATTTAATTTGTAAACAAGAGGGGATAATAGCAGGCTTAGGTGTGTTCAAAAGAGTTTTTGAAATACTTGGAGATGTAGATGTAGAGTTGTATAAAAATGATGGTGATAGGGTAAATAATGGCGAAAAGATAGCTATATTAACTGGAAATACTAGAAACTTACTTGTGGGAGAACGTGTAGCGTTAAATTATTTACAAAGAATGAGCGGAATAGCTACTACTACAAGTATGTATGTGGAAAAACTTGAAGGTACAAATACTAAACTATTGGATAGTAGAAAAACAATACCTAATCTTAGAATTTTGGATAAATATTCTGTAAAAGTAGGTGGAGGAAGCAATCATAGGTTTAATTTATCTGATGGAATATTACTTAAAGATAATCATATTGGGGCCGCAGGTGGTGTCAAAAATGCAGTTGAATTAGCTAGAAAAAATACATCTTTTGTCAGAAAAATAGAGGTAGAAGTGGAAACTTTAGATATGGTAAAAGAAGCTATAGAAGCTAAAGCAGATATAATAATGTTAGATAATATGAGTTTGGAGACAGCAAAAAAAGCTGTAGAAATGATAAATGGGAGAGCAGTTGTAGAGTTTTCTGGAAATGTAAATTTAGATACAATAGAGTCTATAGGAAAAATTGGTGTTGATGTTGTCTCTGTGGGAGCGCTTACACATTCAGTGAAAGCGCTTGATATAAGTATGAAAAACTTAAGAAATATATAA
- the yidA gene encoding sugar-phosphatase, with protein sequence MYKLIALDIDGTILNTKRKVTPEVFESIQEAKKVGAKVVITTGRPLPGVKGLLNQLNLTDEGDYVICFNGAIIQEVKSEKIIHDVEMTLDDFDFIYNNVCKKYNTKIHINTMTNLITPNETPGKYTLHEAKLNDIEVKYIHKDKIDKSIKICKVMIVDEPERLEEIIKQLPKDLFNRYTIVRSAPFYLEFLGKTTNKGTALQTLCNNLNIPIENSIAVGDEENDQHMIKYAGLGVAMGNARSSIKEIADYVTDTNNENGVAKVINKYILNKAI encoded by the coding sequence ATGTACAAATTAATCGCGCTAGATATTGATGGAACAATATTAAATACAAAAAGAAAAGTTACTCCTGAAGTATTTGAATCTATTCAAGAAGCAAAGAAGGTTGGGGCTAAAGTAGTTATAACAACAGGTAGACCACTTCCTGGTGTTAAGGGACTTTTAAACCAATTAAATCTAACAGACGAAGGTGATTATGTTATATGCTTCAATGGAGCTATTATTCAAGAGGTTAAAAGTGAAAAAATAATACATGATGTAGAGATGACTTTAGATGACTTCGATTTTATATATAACAATGTTTGTAAAAAATATAATACTAAAATACACATAAATACAATGACAAATTTAATCACACCAAACGAAACTCCTGGTAAGTACACACTTCATGAAGCTAAATTAAACGATATAGAAGTTAAATATATACACAAAGATAAAATTGATAAATCTATTAAAATTTGTAAGGTTATGATAGTTGATGAACCAGAAAGATTAGAAGAAATTATAAAACAACTTCCTAAGGATTTATTCAATAGATATACTATAGTAAGGTCTGCCCCTTTTTATTTAGAGTTTTTAGGTAAAACTACTAATAAGGGTACTGCACTTCAAACATTATGTAACAATCTAAATATACCTATAGAAAATTCTATTGCTGTTGGTGATGAAGAAAATGACCAACATATGATAAAATATGCAGGACTTGGTGTGGCAATGGGAAATGCACGTAGTAGCATAAAAGAAATTGCTGATTATGTTACTGATACCAACAATGAAAATGGAGTTGCAAAGGTTATAAACAAATATATACTTAATAAGGCTATATAA
- a CDS encoding M3 family oligoendopeptidase, whose translation MKFSEFNYERPNYDSIKKEFLKCVEEIDNSCCYDEQQENIHKINFLRNKIETLSNIASIRYSINTLNKLYQEEKNYWDEYMPLYEELNSYFYNAIVNSKFKLNLKKEFGEQFFTIVDYSLKSFSKEIIKELQEENKLCSEYTKLLASAQIMFEGKERNLSGMGIFMSSKSRKTRELANKAYYNFFEDNESKFDDIFDKLVKLRDKIAKKLGFKNFVELGYIRMKRSNYREDRIENFRKQVLKYIVPLADELYEKQAKRIGLESLSYLDEDLEFLTGNATLKGNSEYIIENGKRMYAELSKETDEFFNFMLENELMDLETKKGKGAGGYCTYIPDYKSPFIFSNFNQTSDDIDVLTHEAGHAFQLYMSRWIEMPEINFPTLDSCEIHSMSMEFITWPWMKLFFKEDTDKYKFTHLSSAIKFIPYGVVVDEFQHYIYKNPNIDKSKRKEIWRFLEKKYLPHRKYDDNSFLERGCWWFKQGHIFKNPFYYIDYALAQICALQFWKKMIKDKESGWNDYINICKVGGTKSFLDIVSIGNLYSPFDNECIKSVIDDVKSWFDEINDINL comes from the coding sequence ATGAAGTTTTCAGAGTTCAACTATGAAAGACCAAATTATGATAGTATAAAAAAAGAGTTTTTAAAGTGTGTAGAAGAAATAGACAATTCTTGTTGTTATGATGAACAACAAGAAAATATACATAAAATTAATTTTTTGAGGAATAAAATAGAAACGTTGTCAAACATAGCATCTATAAGATACAGTATAAATACTCTTAATAAACTCTATCAAGAGGAAAAAAATTATTGGGACGAATACATGCCTTTATATGAAGAATTAAATTCATATTTTTATAATGCTATAGTAAATTCAAAATTTAAACTTAATTTAAAAAAAGAATTTGGAGAACAATTTTTTACAATAGTGGATTATTCTTTAAAAAGTTTTTCCAAAGAGATAATAAAGGAATTACAAGAAGAAAATAAATTGTGTTCAGAGTATACTAAACTTTTAGCATCTGCACAGATAATGTTTGAAGGAAAAGAAAGAAACTTATCTGGTATGGGAATATTTATGAGTTCTAAGTCTAGAAAAACAAGGGAATTAGCAAATAAGGCGTATTATAATTTCTTTGAAGATAATGAATCTAAATTTGATGATATATTTGATAAATTAGTTAAACTTAGAGATAAAATAGCAAAAAAGCTAGGTTTTAAAAACTTTGTAGAACTTGGATATATTAGAATGAAGAGAAGTAATTACAGAGAAGATAGGATTGAAAATTTTAGAAAACAAGTACTAAAATATATAGTGCCACTAGCAGATGAACTTTATGAAAAGCAAGCTAAGAGAATAGGCCTAGAATCTTTGAGCTACCTAGATGAAGACTTAGAATTTTTAACAGGAAATGCAACTTTAAAGGGAAATTCAGAATACATAATTGAAAATGGAAAAAGAATGTATGCTGAATTATCCAAAGAAACTGATGAATTTTTTAATTTTATGTTAGAAAATGAACTTATGGATTTAGAAACAAAGAAAGGGAAAGGTGCTGGTGGATACTGTACTTATATACCTGACTATAAGTCACCATTTATTTTTTCTAACTTTAATCAAACATCTGATGATATAGATGTATTGACACATGAGGCAGGTCATGCATTTCAATTGTATATGTCAAGATGGATTGAAATGCCAGAGATTAATTTCCCTACACTGGATAGTTGCGAAATTCATTCAATGAGTATGGAATTTATAACATGGCCATGGATGAAGTTATTTTTTAAGGAAGATACAGATAAATACAAGTTTACTCATTTATCATCTGCAATTAAATTTATACCTTATGGAGTAGTTGTTGATGAATTTCAGCATTATATTTATAAAAATCCTAATATCGACAAATCAAAAAGAAAAGAAATATGGAGATTTTTAGAGAAAAAATACTTACCACATAGAAAGTATGATGATAATTCTTTTTTAGAACGAGGTTGCTGGTGGTTTAAGCAAGGTCATATATTTAAAAATCCTTTTTACTATATAGACTATGCATTAGCTCAGATTTGTGCATTACAATTCTGGAAAAAAATGATTAAAGACAAGGAATCTGGATGGAATGATTATATAAATATCTGTAAAGTAGGTGGAACAAAGTCATTTTTAGACATTGTAAGTATAGGAAATCTATATTCTCCATTTGATAATGAGTGTATAAAATCTGTTATAGATGATGTAAAATCATGGTTTGATGAAATAAATGACATCAATTTGTAA
- a CDS encoding GrdX family protein: MIIITNNPKVKEEVQDREVLFKDTTYIGILETSRDLIHEGYELLSHPLYGSVKPNETPYRTIILKQGNRLDVNSLTLIEEAIITASKFQNNKKTPRWTESVQDDFRVIDYDIFYNTIQRMQYE, encoded by the coding sequence ATGATAATAATTACAAATAATCCAAAAGTAAAAGAAGAAGTTCAAGACAGAGAAGTTTTATTCAAAGATACAACTTACATTGGAATCTTAGAAACAAGTAGAGATTTGATACATGAAGGATATGAACTTTTATCTCATCCACTATATGGGAGTGTAAAACCAAATGAAACACCTTACAGAACAATTATACTAAAACAAGGAAATCGTTTGGATGTAAACTCTTTAACCTTAATTGAAGAAGCAATCATCACTGCAAGTAAATTTCAGAATAATAAAAAGACTCCAAGATGGACAGAAAGTGTTCAAGATGACTTTAGAGTAATTGACTATGATATATTTTATAATACAATACAAAGAATGCAGTATGAATAA
- the trxB gene encoding thioredoxin-disulfide reductase: MENVYDLVIIGSGPAGLAAGLYGARAKMKTLILEKDKTGGQIVITHEIANYPGSVPNATGPSLIARMVEQCKEFGAEMLRDNIVDTELDGDIKVLKGQKAEYRAKAVIIGTGATPRKIGCPGEKELTGKGVSYCATCDADFFEDFEVFVVGGGDSALEEAMYLTKFARKVTIVHRRQGFRCAKSVEEKAKANPKIEFLLDTVIEEIKGDGILESVVFKNKVTGETHEYFADEEDGTMGVFVFVGLDAQTDLFKGKVDMDEKGYIITDEDMRTNIPGVFAAGDCRSKTLRQVVTATNDGAIASIVAEKYIDEKFES; encoded by the coding sequence ATGGAAAATGTGTATGACTTAGTAATAATTGGTTCAGGACCAGCAGGACTTGCAGCAGGTCTTTATGGAGCAAGAGCAAAGATGAAAACTCTAATCCTAGAAAAAGATAAGACTGGTGGGCAAATTGTAATAACACATGAAATTGCAAATTATCCAGGGTCAGTTCCAAATGCAACAGGACCAAGTCTAATAGCTAGAATGGTTGAGCAATGTAAAGAGTTCGGAGCAGAAATGTTAAGAGACAACATTGTAGATACTGAACTAGATGGAGATATAAAAGTTTTAAAAGGACAGAAGGCAGAATATAGAGCAAAGGCAGTAATAATAGGAACAGGAGCAACACCAAGAAAAATTGGTTGCCCAGGAGAAAAAGAGCTTACTGGTAAAGGGGTTTCATATTGTGCAACTTGTGATGCAGATTTCTTTGAAGACTTTGAAGTGTTTGTTGTAGGTGGAGGAGATAGTGCATTAGAGGAAGCAATGTATTTAACTAAATTTGCTAGAAAAGTAACGATTGTACATAGAAGACAAGGATTTAGATGTGCTAAAAGTGTTGAAGAAAAAGCAAAGGCTAATCCAAAGATAGAGTTTTTACTAGATACAGTAATAGAAGAAATAAAAGGTGATGGAATATTAGAATCAGTTGTATTTAAAAACAAAGTTACTGGGGAAACTCATGAATATTTTGCAGATGAAGAAGATGGAACAATGGGAGTATTTGTTTTCGTTGGATTAGATGCTCAAACTGATTTATTCAAGGGTAAAGTTGATATGGATGAAAAAGGCTATATAATAACTGATGAAGATATGAGAACTAATATACCAGGTGTATTTGCAGCAGGTGATTGTAGATCTAAGACTCTAAGACAGGTTGTAACTGCAACTAACGATGGAGCAATTGCATCTATAGTAGCTGAAAAATACATTGATGAAAAGTTTGAAAGCTAA
- a CDS encoding thioredoxin, protein MLDLDKSTFDEEVLNAEGFVFVDFWSEGCEPCKALMPDVHKLAETYGDKIKFCKMDTTKARRLAIKQKVLGLPTMAIYKDGEKVDEVTKDDATIPNIEDMIKKYL, encoded by the coding sequence ATGTTAGATTTAGATAAAAGTACTTTTGATGAAGAAGTTTTAAATGCAGAAGGTTTTGTATTTGTTGATTTCTGGAGTGAAGGTTGTGAACCTTGTAAAGCTTTAATGCCAGATGTTCATAAATTAGCTGAAACTTATGGGGATAAAATAAAGTTCTGTAAAATGGATACAACAAAAGCTAGAAGATTAGCTATAAAACAAAAAGTATTAGGACTTCCAACTATGGCTATATACAAAGATGGAGAAAAAGTAGATGAAGTTACTAAGGATGATGCTACAATTCCTAATATAGAAGATATGATTAAAAAATATCTTTAA